Proteins from a genomic interval of Massilia sp. KIM:
- a CDS encoding fasciclin domain-containing protein — translation MKKFLIALPVALAFGSAQAADIVDTAKSAGSFNTLVTAVQAAGLVDTLKGPGPFTVFAPTDAAFAKIPKAKLDALLKDKAALTKVLTYHVVPGSVKAADVKPGNVKTVEGSSVKVSASGGKVMVDNANVTKTDIVADNGVIHVIDTVIMPK, via the coding sequence ATGAAAAAGTTTCTGATTGCCCTCCCCGTCGCCCTCGCCTTCGGCAGCGCCCAGGCGGCCGACATCGTCGACACCGCCAAGTCGGCCGGGTCGTTCAACACCCTCGTCACCGCCGTCCAGGCCGCCGGCCTGGTCGACACCCTGAAGGGCCCCGGCCCGTTCACGGTGTTCGCGCCGACCGATGCAGCCTTCGCCAAGATTCCCAAAGCCAAGCTCGACGCCCTGCTCAAGGACAAGGCCGCGCTCACCAAGGTCCTCACCTACCACGTGGTGCCGGGCTCGGTGAAGGCCGCCGACGTCAAGCCGGGCAACGTCAAGACCGTCGAAGGCAGCTCGGTCAAGGTCAGCGCCAGCGGCGGCAAGGTCATGGTCGACAATGCCAATGTCACCAAGACCGACATCGTCGCCGATAACGGGGTGATCCACGTCATCGACACCGTGATCATGCCGAAGTAA